A single region of the Oncorhynchus keta strain PuntledgeMale-10-30-2019 chromosome 4, Oket_V2, whole genome shotgun sequence genome encodes:
- the eci2 gene encoding enoyl-CoA delta isomerase 2, mitochondrial produces MAVALRKISPWRFVRAVQVTHIPTLKLHMTSSMMGATVEQFNHAKSQMGTLKEDPGNEAKLKIYALFKQATQGPCNTPKPGMLDFVGKAKWDAWKSLGSVSQEDARQQYVDLIDSLLAAEGPAVAAQPTGSAATFDTLLVSTEDNITTICLNRPQKKNAITVEMYNEVIKALEQAGKDDSVITVITGSGDFYCSGNDLTNFTKIPEGGIEQMAKNAGELLREFVKAFIDFPKPLVAVVNGPAVGVSVTLLGLFEIVYATERATFHTPFSQLGQSPEGCSSYTFPKIMGNAKASEMLLFNKKLSAVQACAQGLVTEVFPDSSFQTEVATRLKAYAKLPRNSLALSKQLIRGTEKEHLHTVNDQEVERLVERWLSDECMQAIMSFFQAKAKL; encoded by the exons ATGGCTGTGGCTTTACGCAAAATTTCTCCGTGGCGATTTGTCAG GGCAGTCCAAGTCACACACATTCCCACTCTGAAGCTGCACATGACTAGTTCTATGATGGGGGCGACGGTGGAGCAATTCAATCATGCCAAGAGTCAGATGGGCACACTGAAGGAAGACCCTGGCAATGAGGCGAAGCTGAAAATCTATGCTCTCTTCAAACAG GCTACTCAGGGACCCTGTAACACCCCAAAGCCAGGGATGCTCGACTTTGTCGGCAAGGCCAAATGGGATGCCTGGAAGTCTCTGGGTTCTGTATCTCAG GAGGATGCCAGACAGCAGTATGTGGACCTGATCGATTCTCTGCTGGCTGCCGAGGGGCCTGCGGTAGCCGCACAGCCCACTGGGAGCGCTGCTACCTTTGATACGCTGCTGGTCTCCACGGAGGACAACATCACCACTATCTGCCTCAACAGGCCACAGAAGAAAAACGCCATCACTGTGGAG ATGTACAACGAGGTCATCAAGGCTTTGGAGCAAGCTGGCAAAGATGACTCTGTCATTACTGTAATCACAG GTAGTGGAGACTTCTACTGCAGTGGCAATGACCTGACAAACTTCACCAAAATCCCAGAGGGTGGAATCGAGCAGATGGCAAAGAATGCAGGCGAGTTGCTAAG ggagttTGTCAAAGCGTTCATCGACTTCCCTAAGCCCCTGGTTGCAGTGGTCAATGGTCCGGCTGTGGGCGTGTCTGTCACTCTACTGGGGCTGTTTGAGATTGTCTATGCCACAGAGAGG GCTACATTCCACACCCCCTTCAGCCAGCTGGGACAGAGCCCAGAAGGCTGCTCCTCCTACACCTTCCCTAAAATAATGGGCAATGCAAAG GCCAGTGAGATGCTGCTGTTCAACAAGAAGCTGAGTGCCGTCCAAGCTTGTGCCCAGGGCCTGGTGACCGAGGTCTTCCCTGACAGCAGCTTCCAGACCGAGGTGGCCACCAGACTCAAGGCCTATGCCAAGCTGCCCAGAAAT TCCCTAGCCCTGTCTAAGCAACTGATCCGTGGGACAGAGAAGGAACATCTCCACACTGTCAACGACCAGGAGGTGGAGCGCCTGGTGGAGCGCTGGCTCTCAGATGAGTGCATGCAGGCCATCATGAGCTTCTTCCAGGCTAAGGCTAAGCTGTGA